TTTAAACACGCGTTCCCTGAATATATCCCAACGTAACATAAGCTCATATGTTCCCGAATTATAATTGCTATAATTTGACGTAGTCAAATCATATGCAAAACCTATGTTTAAGTTCTTTGTTGCTTGTAACCCTAATAAAGCACTGATGGAGTCGTCCCACCTCCATGCTAATCCTGCAGCAAACTTCTCATTAAATAAAAAGTTAGCCGAAACATCTAATGATAATGGTGCCCCGTTCACCACCTTAACTAATGTAGCTGGCTTGAACTTTAACGTCTCACTTAAGTCAAATACATAACCCGCGATACCAAAAAAGTGTAAGCGCTCCTCAGCTAAATCTCCGCTCCCAAAACTCGTCGTAGCAACAGTATCGTCGTAATGATCTGTCCGTAGAAAGTTCGGAATTGCGGCACCAAGATACCAATTTGATTTATAAAAATAAATCCCAGCTCCAATTGTAGGTAAGAACTTACTGATATTACCCTCAAAAATACGCTCTTGCTGAAGAGCCGTTCCTTTACTCCAATCAATTCCTAAATGACGACCTCCTAACTTTAATCCAAAGGCTAAATTACCATCATTACTCGTACGAATTGTATAAGAAACATTGGCATCTAAATAAATCTCACTCGAGGGACCAATCCTATCATTAGTAATACTAATACCTAATCCTACTCCACTATAACCTATCGCAGTATCGTAACTAAATGTTTGTGAATCTGGTGCACCATCTAAACCAACCCATTGTGTTCGGCCTAAGGCAGTAATCACTGTATGATTATTAGATCCAGCATAAGCAGGGTTAACACTCATCGTGTTATACATATACTGCGTATACTGAGGATCTTGTTGTGAGAATAATACTCCAACCTTAAATAAGATAATGAGTATTAAAAATTTATATGTTACTATGCTATTCATATCCCTATTATGTTGTTTCTTGTTTCTTATGCTTACTTATTTATATATAACCATCCTGTTCGTGCTGATTCTCCATTTCCTGGATCAATCACATAGTAATACGTTCCTACTGGTAACTTCTCATCAACACTTATCGTAGCTCTACCATTAGAAATTCCTTCAAATCTTCTTGAAGAATCAGTGTTACTATAACCACTGATCTTATAAACCGTATTACCCCATCTGTTAAAGATCTCAACCGTATTATTAGCATACTCTGGATTATCAATACATTTAATAAAAAAGAACGAATTTTCAGTATTACCATCTCCTGGTGACATTAAACTATATGGTGATAAACATTCATCGTTTTTACAATTTGGTCCTTCAATTGGATCACAAGGATCATTAGGATCAGAAGTTGGTCCACCTACAAAAGTATCAGGATCAAGTGGTGTATTTGGATCATCA
This genomic window from Tenacibaculum sp. 190524A05c contains:
- a CDS encoding type IX secretion system membrane protein PorP/SprF, with the protein product MNSIVTYKFLILIILFKVGVLFSQQDPQYTQYMYNTMSVNPAYAGSNNHTVITALGRTQWVGLDGAPDSQTFSYDTAIGYSGVGLGISITNDRIGPSSEIYLDANVSYTIRTSNDGNLAFGLKLGGRHLGIDWSKGTALQQERIFEGNISKFLPTIGAGIYFYKSNWYLGAAIPNFLRTDHYDDTVATTSFGSGDLAEERLHFFGIAGYVFDLSETLKFKPATLVKVVNGAPLSLDVSANFLFNEKFAAGLAWRWDDSISALLGLQATKNLNIGFAYDLTTSNYSNYNSGTYELMLRWDIFRERVFKSPRFF